The following are encoded in a window of Ricinus communis isolate WT05 ecotype wild-type chromosome 4, ASM1957865v1, whole genome shotgun sequence genomic DNA:
- the LOC8264512 gene encoding probable isoprenylcysteine alpha-carbonyl methylesterase ICMEL1 isoform X1, which produces MPSPNPILPLTVKQSSKGLKPNSYFDQPSPPSPAATTAMLLKQEILNFDDPTARFLIDEETSISSKPLLSRTSSFAGTTTITTTSSSSVNSYHQQRRRRIASESSIPSLFDDITGSPRAQSISQEVGHAAAETFLVTRLSLKLLTFLGVGYKWILRFMALGCYSVMLLPGFIQVGYYYFFSKQVLRSIVYGDQPRNRLDLYLPKNNDGPKPVVAFITGGAWIIGYKAWGSLLGKQLSERDIIVACIDYRNFPQATMSDMVRDASQGISFVCNNIAQYGGDPNRIYLMGQSAGAHIAACSLVDQAIKEASERESTTWSVSQIKAYFGLSGGYNLFNLVDYFHSRGLYRSVFLSIMEGEESLQRFSPEVIVQDPNLKDAVSLLPPIILFHGTADYSIPADASKNFAETLQRVGVRAESILYEGKTHTDVFLQDPMRGGKDQMFEDLVAIVHANDPEAQAKDAVAPPRRRLVPEFMIQVARKVSPF; this is translated from the exons ATGCCTTCTCCAAATCCAATCCTCCCTTTAACTGTCAAACAATCTTCGAAAGGATTAAAACCCAATTCTTATTTTGACCAACCATCACCTCCCTCTCCAGCAGCAACCACAGCAATGTTGCTAAAACAAGAAATTCTCAATTTTGATGACCCAACTGCCAGatttttaattgatgaagAAACTAGCATTTCAAGTAAGCCTCTGTTGTCAAGAACCTCTAGTTTTGCAGGTACTACGACTATCACTACTACTAGTAGTTCTTCTGTCAATTCTTATCATCAACAGAGACGACGACGTATTGCTAGTGAAAGCTCCATTCCTTCCCTTTTTGATGATATTACAGGCAGTCCACGCGCCCAATCTATTAGTCAAGAAGTGGGTCACGCTGCTGCTGAGACTTTTCTTGTTACTAGATTGAGTTTGAAGCTTTTAACATTTCTTGG GGTAGGCTACAAATGGATATTGAGGTTTATGGCCCTTGGTTGCTACTCTGTGATGCTTCTTCCAGGTTTTATTCAAG TTGGATATTACTATTTCTTCTCCAAACAGGTTCTGAGAAGTATAGTTTATGGCGATCAACCGAGAAATAG GCTTGATCTGTATTTACCCAAAAACAATGATGGGCCAAAGCCAGTTGTTGCATTTATAACTGGAGGAGCCTGGATTATCGG ATATAAAGCATGGGGTTCTCTTTTAGGGAAACAGTTGTCAGAGAGAGATATCATAGTAGCCTGCATAGATTACAG AAATTTCCCTCAGGCAACCATGAGCGACATGGTGAGGGATGCTTCTCAAGGCATCTCTTTTGTGTGCAACAACATTGCACAATATGGAGGTGATCCTAACAG GATTTACTTAATGGGACAGTCGGCTGGTGCACACATTGCTGCTTGTTCTCTGGTAGACCAGGCAATCAAGGAGGCCAGTGAAAGAGAAAGCACCACCTGGAGTGTCTCCCAGATTAAGGCTTATTTTGGTCTATCTGGAGG GTACAATTTGTTTAACCTTGTAGATTACTTCCACAGTCGTGGTTTGTACCGTTCCGTCTTTCTAAG CATAATGGAAGGAGAAGAATCTTTGCAAAGATTTTCTCCCGAAGTAATTGTACAGGATCCCAACCTGAAAGATGCAGTCTCACTCCTTCCTCCTATTATTCTTTTCCATGGTACTGCAGATTATTCTATTCCAGCAGATGCCAG TAAGAATTTTGCTGAAACTCTTCAAAGAGTTGGAGTTAGGGCTGAATCGATTTTATATGAAGGGAAGACTCATACAGATGTTTTTCTTCAG GATCCAATGAGAGGGGGCAAAGATCAGATGTTTGAAGATTTAGTTGCAATTGTTCATGCTAATGATCCAGAAGCTCAGGCCAAAGATGCGGTTGCTCCTCCAAGAAGACGCCTCGTACCTGAATTCATGATACAGGTGGCTCGAAAAGTTAGCCCCTTCTAA
- the LOC8264512 gene encoding probable isoprenylcysteine alpha-carbonyl methylesterase ICMEL1 isoform X2, with product MPSPNPILPLTVKQSSKGLKPNSYFDQPSPPSPAATTAMLLKQEILNFDDPTARFLIDEETSISSKPLLSRTSSFAGSPRAQSISQEVGHAAAETFLVTRLSLKLLTFLGVGYKWILRFMALGCYSVMLLPGFIQVGYYYFFSKQVLRSIVYGDQPRNRLDLYLPKNNDGPKPVVAFITGGAWIIGYKAWGSLLGKQLSERDIIVACIDYRNFPQATMSDMVRDASQGISFVCNNIAQYGGDPNRIYLMGQSAGAHIAACSLVDQAIKEASERESTTWSVSQIKAYFGLSGGYNLFNLVDYFHSRGLYRSVFLSIMEGEESLQRFSPEVIVQDPNLKDAVSLLPPIILFHGTADYSIPADASKNFAETLQRVGVRAESILYEGKTHTDVFLQDPMRGGKDQMFEDLVAIVHANDPEAQAKDAVAPPRRRLVPEFMIQVARKVSPF from the exons ATGCCTTCTCCAAATCCAATCCTCCCTTTAACTGTCAAACAATCTTCGAAAGGATTAAAACCCAATTCTTATTTTGACCAACCATCACCTCCCTCTCCAGCAGCAACCACAGCAATGTTGCTAAAACAAGAAATTCTCAATTTTGATGACCCAACTGCCAGatttttaattgatgaagAAACTAGCATTTCAAGTAAGCCTCTGTTGTCAAGAACCTCTAGTTTTGCAG GCAGTCCACGCGCCCAATCTATTAGTCAAGAAGTGGGTCACGCTGCTGCTGAGACTTTTCTTGTTACTAGATTGAGTTTGAAGCTTTTAACATTTCTTGG GGTAGGCTACAAATGGATATTGAGGTTTATGGCCCTTGGTTGCTACTCTGTGATGCTTCTTCCAGGTTTTATTCAAG TTGGATATTACTATTTCTTCTCCAAACAGGTTCTGAGAAGTATAGTTTATGGCGATCAACCGAGAAATAG GCTTGATCTGTATTTACCCAAAAACAATGATGGGCCAAAGCCAGTTGTTGCATTTATAACTGGAGGAGCCTGGATTATCGG ATATAAAGCATGGGGTTCTCTTTTAGGGAAACAGTTGTCAGAGAGAGATATCATAGTAGCCTGCATAGATTACAG AAATTTCCCTCAGGCAACCATGAGCGACATGGTGAGGGATGCTTCTCAAGGCATCTCTTTTGTGTGCAACAACATTGCACAATATGGAGGTGATCCTAACAG GATTTACTTAATGGGACAGTCGGCTGGTGCACACATTGCTGCTTGTTCTCTGGTAGACCAGGCAATCAAGGAGGCCAGTGAAAGAGAAAGCACCACCTGGAGTGTCTCCCAGATTAAGGCTTATTTTGGTCTATCTGGAGG GTACAATTTGTTTAACCTTGTAGATTACTTCCACAGTCGTGGTTTGTACCGTTCCGTCTTTCTAAG CATAATGGAAGGAGAAGAATCTTTGCAAAGATTTTCTCCCGAAGTAATTGTACAGGATCCCAACCTGAAAGATGCAGTCTCACTCCTTCCTCCTATTATTCTTTTCCATGGTACTGCAGATTATTCTATTCCAGCAGATGCCAG TAAGAATTTTGCTGAAACTCTTCAAAGAGTTGGAGTTAGGGCTGAATCGATTTTATATGAAGGGAAGACTCATACAGATGTTTTTCTTCAG GATCCAATGAGAGGGGGCAAAGATCAGATGTTTGAAGATTTAGTTGCAATTGTTCATGCTAATGATCCAGAAGCTCAGGCCAAAGATGCGGTTGCTCCTCCAAGAAGACGCCTCGTACCTGAATTCATGATACAGGTGGCTCGAAAAGTTAGCCCCTTCTAA
- the LOC8264511 gene encoding flavonol sulfotransferase-like produces the protein MHLHQYQGHWYFTVYLEAMLAAQEKFQAQPHDIILCTYPKTGTTWLKALAFAITTRYRYSISESLLLTSTPHDCVPFLEIEMGTKESCARYPENPLVATHIPYNSLPTSII, from the coding sequence ATGCATCTTCACCAATATCAAGGGCATTGGTACTTCACCGTTTACCTAGAGGCAATGTTGGCTGCTCAAGAAAAATTTCAAGCTCAGCCTCATGATATTATCTTATGCACTTATCCTAAAACTGGCACAACTTGGCTTAAGGCCTTAGCTTTTGCTATTACTACACGCTACCGTTATAGCATTTCTGAAAGCCTTTTGTTGACATCTACACCACATGATTGTGTTCCCTTTCTAGAAATTGAAATGGGTACAAAAGAAAGTTGTGCTCGTTATCCAGAAAATCCACTTGTTGCTACACATATTCCTTATAATTCCTTGCCAACTTCTATAATATAG